In the bacterium SCSIO 12741 genome, TGAAAATGGAAAAGATGAGAATGTAGATGTTGTGGCCTTTAAACTCCACATCCTTTTTAATGGCTTCCACCGTTTCATTAACATCTACCCCTTCTCGAATATTCAAGTAGTGCTTAAAGCTCTTCAGGAAATCCAGGAAGGACTCCATGGGTTTTGAATTCTCTTCAGATCGGGGGTTGTTGCGTTCCTCTTTTGTTGCCATAGAATAATGGGTACTGTGCCTGGTATTCCTTATTGGGGAAGCTTGAATTCAGGATTGTAGATCAAGCCAATAACATTGTCCCAGGGATCTTTTACAGCGGCCACCACAATTTCCCCACCTACGTTCTGAGGCTCTTCGTGAGGGGTCGCTCCTAAATCCAAAAATCGTTGATACTCCTTTTCGAGATCATCCACTCCCCAATAGGATAGCACATTTGCCGATTTATTTGGGTCTCCCGATTTATCCGGAGAAAGGCCCAATTCATATCCCCCAATGTCAAAACCCATGTAAAAAGGTTCATCAAAGTAAGGAGCTGTTCCAAAAACCTCGGTATACCAAGCTTTGGCCTTTTCCATATCAGGCACCAGATAAATGGTCGTGCGTAATCCAAGCATGCTTCGCGATTTGACTCGAAATTGAAATTTAATAATACAAAAACCGCAAGAATTACGGCGTATAGCAACAAAATCAGACGGAAGTCACAAACGATTTGACGCAAAAGTCGAATTTTGCCGCCATGAATTCCAAGTCAAGTTCTGACTTCTTTCTTTCCCTGGATCCTCCTCAGTGGAATTGGAAATTGAATCACAAGGATCCCGTATTTCTACTGGGCAGCTGTTTTTCCGATTCCATTGGCGATCGATTTGTCAAGTACAAATTTCAAACGCTTATCAATCCGTACGGGACGCTCTATCACCCCCTGGCATTGGCCCAGTGCCTAAAGGATTTGTTAAACAACCAAAGCTACCAGTACGACGACCTCACTCAAAAAGATGATCAATGGTTTTCCTGGAATCATCACGGTCAGTTCAACTCCACCGATCCCGATCTGGTCTTAAAGGACATCCAACGAAATGTTGAAGAGGGACACGCCTTCTTAAAAAAGGCCCAATTACTGGTAATAACCTTCGGCACTGCTTGGACCTATCGGCTCAATTCTACCGGAAACCGAGTAGCTAACTGCCACAAAGTACCGGCTTCTGAATTTACCAAGGAGCTTTTAACTCCTGAAGAAATCGAGAAGGAATGGACCCCGTTATTAAAAGATCTTCAAGCCTTCAATCCAGGCCTAAAAATTATATTCACCGTTAGTCCTATCCGGCACATACGAGATGGGATAATCGAAAATAACCGAAGCAAAGCGGCCTTAATCCAGGCCACGCACCAATTGGTGGATCAGAACCCAAATAGGGAGTACTTCCCGGCTTATGAATGGATCATTGACGTGTTGAGGGATTATCGCTTTTTTCAAACCGATCGGGTACACCCCAGTGAAGAAGCGGTACAGTTTATTTGGGAGCAGCTCACCCAATCTCTTTTCAATCAGGAAACTCAGGCCTGGAACCAAATCATCGATCAAATCCTACAGGGCCTTAATCACCGGACCAACAATCCTGATTCACGAGCCCATCAGTTGTTTTTAGAAAAATTGAAGCAAAAAATGGTCGCCTTTCAGCATTCCTCCGGCCTTTCATTTGAGAAAGAACTGAAACGACTGAAACATCAAAAGGCCTAATATTTACCTTGCGCAAAATACCTTGAAAATGAAAGCTATTTACCTCACCCAATACGGAGCCGCCGATCAAGCCTTTGAAGTAAGAGAAACCGAAGCTCCGGGAGTTTCTTCCACTGAGGTGCTTATTGCCGTGGACGCCTTTGGCTTAAACTACGCTGATGTTATTGCTCGAAACGGCATGTATAAAGACGCGCCCGATTTACCCGGAATTTTGGGGTATGAATGCGTAGGTCGTGTTGAGGAAGTAGGTGAAGAAGTGAAGGGCCTTCAAGTAGGTCAGCGTGTGGCTGCATTTACCCGATTTGGTGCTTATGCCGAAAAGGTAAAAACTGATCACAGGGCAGTGGTTGCCATTCCAGACGATATGCCAAACGGGGTGGCTGTTGCATTGGCCACTCAATACTGTACAGCTTGGTATTCGGCTATGGAGGTAATGAATCTGTATCCGGGCAATCAGGTATTGATTCACGCTGCTGCGGGTGGCGTGGGAACGGCTTTGGTGCAAATTTGTAAATGGAAAGGATGCACCATTTTCGGAACTGCCGGCTCACCAGAAAAACTGACCTACCTAAAAGATTTAGGAGTTGACTATCCCATCAATTACCGGAAAAGTAATTTCGTAAAAGAAGTGCTCAAAATCACCAAGAAGCCAGTTTTGGATGCCGTATTTGACCCGATTGGAGGAAAGGTATTCAAGCGAAGCACCAAGCTTTTAGGACATGGCGGAAAAGCCGTCATATTTGGAGCCTCTTCCCGAGAGAAAAAGGGAATGATGGCCGTCTTGAAATTGGTCTTCGGTTATGGCTTTCACACCCCCATTGCGCTCCTCATGAAATCACAAAGTTGGCTCGGAGTCAATATGCTGCGGGTTGCAGATTACAAACCTGAACTCATCCAAAAAGGCATGTTGGAAGTACTTCAAATGTACAAGGAAGGAATTGCCAAACCACATGTTGGTGGTGTATTCAAGGCCAGCGAAATTGCGTCCGCCCATCATCTATTAGAAAGCCGAAACTCCATGGGAAAAATTGTGGTGGAGTGGGAAAAGTAGGCTTCAAAACGGCGCCCTAATTTTTTTTTCATTTTTAGGTAAAGAGATACTCTTTACCTGTATTTGCAGGTCTCAAACAAAGCTTTGAAACTTGTTTTTATATCCCTAATATTGACCCAACAAAACCATTTTACCACACCTAAAACTAACGAACATGAAGACCAACATCCCTCTGGAGAATATTCTATTTATAGATATAGAAACCGTCCCCGCAGAATCCCATTACGAGCACCTTTCAGAAACCTGGAAAAACCTTTGGAACCAAAAAGCTCAGTACCTGTCCCGAGACAATGAAAGCCCCGAATCCCTGTATGAGCGCGCCGGGATTTATGCCGAATTCGGTAAAGTCATTTGCATTTCTGTAGGTCGCATCCGTTTTGGCAAACTCAGAATTCGGTCCTATTTCGGCCATGACGAACGCAAACTGCTTCAGGATTTTTGCCACTCCCTAAATCGCTATTACGCCAATCCCAAATACCGGCTCTGCGCCCACAATGGAAAGGAGTTTGACTTTCCCTACCTGGCCAGACGAATTTTGATCAATCGCCTAACGCTGCCAGAAACACTCGACCTGGCCGGTAAAAAACCTTGGGAGGTAAAACACCTGGATACGCTCCATTTGTGGAAGTTTGGCGACTTCAAACACTATACTTCTTTGACGCTTTTGGCTGAACTATTTGGACTCAAATCTTCCAAATCAACCCTGGACGGCAGTCAGGTACGCGCCACCTATTACGAGGAAAAGGATCTTCGGAAAATTGTACACTATTGCGAAGATGATGTACGGCTGCTCACGGAAATCTATCAGAACCTGAGGCCCGAAAAGCAAAAAACCGCGGACGAATCTCAAGTGCAACTTCGCTTTACCGCTTAAGCCATCGGAAATTCCATGCGAAAGGTCGTGCCTGGTTGGTCGGACTTTAACCACGCAATTTTTCCGCCGTTGGTATTAACCAGTTGCTTGACCATACTCAAGCCAATTCCGGATCCCTCTCTTTTGGTGGTAAAGAATGGAGTAAACAAATCTTCCTCGATTTCAGATTTTATTCCCGGACCGTTGTCCTGTACCAAAAACACTACTTTTTCCCGTTCCAAAAAGGCAGATAACTCAATTCTTGGCTCTTCTGATTGGGCTTCTTTCAAGGCTTCTCTACTATTCTTCACCAGGTTGATTAAGGCCTGCTCCAGCATTTCAAAATCACCGACTAACCGACAACCAGGACGAGCTTGCCAAGTGAGAATAATGTTCTCTTGTTCGAGTTCCGGTTTTAGTAGTTCCTCCAGACGTTGGTACAATTCTCGAACGGCAAATTCCCTCATTAAGGGTTGATTTAGACGGGCAAAATCTCGGTAGGACTTAACGAAACGCATCAAGCCCTGTCCTCTTCTGCGAATGGCAGCAACCGCTTGAATGGCCTCTTCCTTGTCTGTGGCTGATTGCCCATTGGTTTCCACCCACTCCTCAAGGTAGGAGGAAAGACTAAGCATGGGTTGCAGCGAATTGGTAATTTCATGGGTGAGGATTCGGATCATTCGTTTCCAATTTTCAATGGATTCGGTCTCCAAAATTTGCTCCACTTCTTGAAAAAGTAAAAGTCCAAGGGGCTCACCTGAAACCTTGACCATTTCCCAACGAATCCACCATTTAGTTTTCCATCCCTGTCGATCCCATTCCACCACTTGCTCCCATTCCTGAGAATCTTTCGGAAGATGCTGCACCAGCAATTCATGGTCGCTAAGTGTTCTTAATTGAGGCATTTCCAACAACTCTGAAGCAGCTGGATTCATCCATCGAATGCGACGTTCTCCATCGGTTATGACCACCCCAGCCTGCAGAGCTTGCAATCCATGACGAAGCAACCAATATTCTCCGGACTCCTTCCCCTTTAATTGGGCAAAGGCATCAATCACCTGATTTCCCTCCTCAGCAAAGGAGTCAAGGGAATTTTCTGAAAATTGGGATTTGAGTTTTTGATTAAACTCCCCTCCCCGAAGAATCGTAAGTAATCGCCCCCAGTCTTTTCGATTGTTCTCAAAAATCCGCAACAGAGACCATACGGTTGCAATCAGTAAAAAGAAGAACAGCAGTCCCGTTAACCATAGGCCTGCAACCGCCCAGCACCAGGCAATTCCCATCGACCAAGCAACGAGCAACGAAGTGAGTAGAAGGACCTTTAACCTAAAGGACCTGAATGCCATATTTCTCGATTTTGCGGTACAAGGTAGTTCGACCCATACCAAGAGCTTGAGCCGTTTTGGACAAGTTACCCTGATTCATTCGAATAGCCTGAATAATGGTCTGTTTTTCTACGTCATCCATTCGGGTAGAAACAGATACACTTTCGGCTACGGGGGCTGACAAGCTAAAATCTTCTCCCGTTAAAACTTCTCCTTCTCCCAAAATCACTGCCCGCTCAATTTTATGAGCCAATTCTCGGAGGTTTCCTGGCCAGTGGTAAGCCTTCAAAGCAGAAAAAACGGAAGTATCAAACCGAAGAGATTTGCCGTATTCCTGGTTGTAGTGCTCCAGGTATTGATCTGCAAACAACTCCAAGTCTTCGGGCGCTCCCGAAGGGGTGGGATCTCAATTTCAATCGTGTTAATCCGGTAGAGTAAATCCTGTCGAAACCTTCCTGATTGCACCCATTCTTCCAGGGAAACATTGGTCGCTGCAATTAATCTAAAATCGACCGACTTCCAGGTGTTTGAACCTAAGCGACAAATCTGTCTGTCCTGTAAAATGGTTAGCAACTTGGCTTGTACCGGAAGAGTCATGTTTCCCAATTCATCAAGGAATAGGGTTCCAGAGTCAGCCTCCTCAATTTTTCCTTTTTTGTCCTGTCGGGCATCGGTAAAGGCACCCTTTACATAACCCAAAAGCTCCGACTCCATTAAGGACTCAGGTATCGCTCCCAGATCCAGGCTAATGAGCGATTGATCCTTTCTATCCGACAGGCGATGTAAGTGACGGGCCAGTTGAGATTTTCCGGTTCCGTTTTCACCAGTAATCAATACGTTGGCTCGGGTAGCTGCTACCTTATCCACTAACTTTTGCAACTTTTGAGCCTCTGGGGAACACCCAAGTGTAAACCCAGAATTGGACTTAAGAGGTTCGGGTTTCTTCTGCTTTTTACTCAAGCACTGCTCTGTTTTTTGCAACACCTCTTCCTCTGAAAAAGGCTTAACCACAAAATCACAGGCACCTTTTTTCATGCCTTCCACAGCGGTGTTAACGTCCGCATAAGCGGTCATCAAAACAACGGAAGTTTCGGGTGACCAATTCTTGATTTTTTCCAGGTAGGCCATACCTTCTTTACCCGTGGTGTATCCACGCTGGTAGTTCATATCCAACAACACCAAGTCCACCTTCTCCTGCTTCAATCGTTTTTTAACTTCAGCTGGATGCCTTGCTGTGTGCACTGACTCAAAATGCTTTCCAAGCAGAAGTTTTAACGAAAACAGAATGTCCGGTTCGTCGTCTATTATTAATAAGGTATAACCCTCT is a window encoding:
- a CDS encoding zinc-binding dehydrogenase, translated to MKAIYLTQYGAADQAFEVRETEAPGVSSTEVLIAVDAFGLNYADVIARNGMYKDAPDLPGILGYECVGRVEEVGEEVKGLQVGQRVAAFTRFGAYAEKVKTDHRAVVAIPDDMPNGVAVALATQYCTAWYSAMEVMNLYPGNQVLIHAAAGGVGTALVQICKWKGCTIFGTAGSPEKLTYLKDLGVDYPINYRKSNFVKEVLKITKKPVLDAVFDPIGGKVFKRSTKLLGHGGKAVIFGASSREKKGMMAVLKLVFGYGFHTPIALLMKSQSWLGVNMLRVADYKPELIQKGMLEVLQMYKEGIAKPHVGGVFKASEIASAHHLLESRNSMGKIVVEWEK
- a CDS encoding GSCFA domain-containing protein, producing the protein MNSKSSSDFFLSLDPPQWNWKLNHKDPVFLLGSCFSDSIGDRFVKYKFQTLINPYGTLYHPLALAQCLKDLLNNQSYQYDDLTQKDDQWFSWNHHGQFNSTDPDLVLKDIQRNVEEGHAFLKKAQLLVITFGTAWTYRLNSTGNRVANCHKVPASEFTKELLTPEEIEKEWTPLLKDLQAFNPGLKIIFTVSPIRHIRDGIIENNRSKAALIQATHQLVDQNPNREYFPAYEWIIDVLRDYRFFQTDRVHPSEEAVQFIWEQLTQSLFNQETQAWNQIIDQILQGLNHRTNNPDSRAHQLFLEKLKQKMVAFQHSSGLSFEKELKRLKHQKA
- a CDS encoding 3'-5' exonuclease, which encodes MKTNIPLENILFIDIETVPAESHYEHLSETWKNLWNQKAQYLSRDNESPESLYERAGIYAEFGKVICISVGRIRFGKLRIRSYFGHDERKLLQDFCHSLNRYYANPKYRLCAHNGKEFDFPYLARRILINRLTLPETLDLAGKKPWEVKHLDTLHLWKFGDFKHYTSLTLLAELFGLKSSKSTLDGSQVRATYYEEKDLRKIVHYCEDDVRLLTEIYQNLRPEKQKTADESQVQLRFTA
- a CDS encoding PAS domain-containing sensor histidine kinase; its protein translation is MAFRSFRLKVLLLTSLLVAWSMGIAWCWAVAGLWLTGLLFFFLLIATVWSLLRIFENNRKDWGRLLTILRGGEFNQKLKSQFSENSLDSFAEEGNQVIDAFAQLKGKESGEYWLLRHGLQALQAGVVITDGERRIRWMNPAASELLEMPQLRTLSDHELLVQHLPKDSQEWEQVVEWDRQGWKTKWWIRWEMVKVSGEPLGLLLFQEVEQILETESIENWKRMIRILTHEITNSLQPMLSLSSYLEEWVETNGQSATDKEEAIQAVAAIRRRGQGLMRFVKSYRDFARLNQPLMREFAVRELYQRLEELLKPELEQENIILTWQARPGCRLVGDFEMLEQALINLVKNSREALKEAQSEEPRIELSAFLEREKVVFLVQDNGPGIKSEIEEDLFTPFFTTKREGSGIGLSMVKQLVNTNGGKIAWLKSDQPGTTFRMEFPMA
- a CDS encoding VOC family protein — translated: MLGLRTTIYLVPDMEKAKAWYTEVFGTAPYFDEPFYMGFDIGGYELGLSPDKSGDPNKSANVLSYWGVDDLEKEYQRFLDLGATPHEEPQNVGGEIVVAAVKDPWDNVIGLIYNPEFKLPQ